In the genome of Drosophila pseudoobscura strain MV-25-SWS-2005 chromosome 3, UCI_Dpse_MV25, whole genome shotgun sequence, one region contains:
- the boca gene encoding LDLR chaperone boca, protein MRASFILLCLALAPVVLAKKFTEEEKPAWAKKDIRDYSEADLERLLDQWDEDEEPLEPDELPEHLRPQPKIDLSNLDSKNPEDLLKVSKKGRTLMTFVSVTGNPTREEGETITKLWQTSLWNNHIQAERYMVDDNRAIFLFKDGGQAWEAKDFLVEQDRCKGVSIENKEYPGIHVKDEL, encoded by the exons atgcGAGCAAGTTTTATTTTGCTGTGCCTGGCACTTGCGCCTGTTGTGCTGGCAAAGAAGTtcacagaagaagaaaaaccgGCGTGGGCCAAGAAGGACATACGCGACTATAGTGAAGCTGATTTGGAACGTCTGCTAGACCAGTGGGAT GAAGATGAGGAGCCACTAGAGCCGGACGAGCTGCCCGAGCACTTGCGCCCTCAGCCGAAGATTGATCTCTCAAATCTGGACAGCAAGAACCCCGAAGACTTGTTAAAAGTATCGAAGAAGGGACGCACGCTCATGACATTCGTCTCCGTTACCGGCAACCCAACGCGGGAGGAAGGCGAAACCATTACCAAGCTCTGGCAGACCAGCCTATGGAATAACCACATTCAGGCAGAGAGGTATATGGTCGATGACAACCGTGCCATCTTTCTCTTCAAAGACGGTGGCCAAGCCTGGGAGGCAAAGGACTTCTTGGTCGAACAGGACCGCTGCAAGGGCGTTTCCATCGAGAACAAGGAATACCCAGGCATACACGTAAAGGACGAGCTCTAG
- the Rpe gene encoding ribulose-phosphate 3-epimerase yields the protein MSVKAKIGPSILNADLANLGAESKKLLDNGADYLHLDVMDGNFVPNLTFGHPMVKSLRNKIKTAFFETHMMVQNPEQWISPMADAGVNLYTFHIEPVDDVYKVSRLVQEAGMQVGLAIKPGTKVADLEKYISIADVVLVMTVEPGFGGQSFMADMMPKVEWLRQNYPNLDIEVDGGVGPKTIECCAKSGANMIVSGTAVVGATDQRQVIKDMRDVVQSYLK from the exons ATGTCGGTGAAAGCTAAAATCGGTCCTAGCATTCTGAACGCCGATCTTGCCAATCTGGGTGCGGAGTCCAAAAAGTTACTGGACAATGGGGCCGACTACCTGCACCTGGACGTGATGGATGGAAACTTTGTTCCGAACCTCACCTTTGGTCATCCAATGGTCAAGAGCTTGCGCAACAAAATCAAG ACCGCGTTCTTTGAGACGCACATGATGGTCCAGAATCCAGAGCAGTGGATATCCCCCATGGCTGATGCGGGCGTTAACCTCTACACGTTCCACATTGAGCCGGTGGATGATGTGTACAAGGTCAGCCGTCTGGTACAGGAGGCCGGCATGCAGGTGGGATTGGCCATTAAGCCGGGCACCAAA GTGGCGGATTTGGAGAAGTATATCAGCATAGCCGATGTTGTACTGGTAATGACTGTCGAGCCCGGCTTCGGGGGTCAATCGTTTATGGCCGACATGATGCCCAAAGTGGAATGGCTGCGCCAAAACTACCCCAATCTGGATATTGAAGTGGATGGCGGTGTGGGCCCAAAAACCATTGAATGCTGTGCCAAATCGGGAGCCAACATGATTGTTTCGGGCACAGCGGTGGTGGGCGCCACCGATCAGCGACAGGTCATCAAGGATATGCGGGATGTTGTACAGAGCTACCTCAAATGA